One segment of Proteus appendicitidis DNA contains the following:
- the sctC gene encoding type III secretion system outer membrane ring subunit SctC, with protein MKIKNKIYCVIGLALCCSLSFQIQAAQGKVIYTHQVKKPDVFIAVDTRVEQFFLVLSDKLDKPFILSNAVKKERITGNFDISSPEEAFELMVKRLSLLYFNDGKSIYIYESSEILQELFQVKNIGLAELKDYLQDVGLYDQRYPLRAGQDQRTFYISGPPVYIKLVKAAAEFLDNDVQEKINENTNNQVPVGSSRYGDEFVQIFPLKNTFVQDRTYTLRGETVVLPGITSVLQQLFMPSKGIERTAIEPNKTRENNDSQQYDEAVNGIEETNAPIITKIGQYNVELVPLPGSNSLLVKTSREGLALIDSLISQLDKPKRQVELSLWIIDISKNKADSLGVNWQASYDSGKGSFFFNTASLSAASGFNFLGKIKALSEDGEAQMVSRPMLLTQENTPAIFDNNTTFYTQIKGERVASLESTTFGTMISVLPRIGNSSKDIEMIINLEDGAEKKDDNGDDESVEKLPVINRTNISTVARVSEGGSLLIGGYTREDNVKAETKVPFLSAIPLVGRAFKYESDNNKKMIRIFMLQPRLLENTDAEDFGSLIEDPFQPMDKKTSQALKQLQAFMR; from the coding sequence ATGAAAATAAAAAATAAAATTTATTGTGTTATTGGGCTAGCACTTTGTTGTAGTTTATCTTTTCAAATTCAAGCTGCGCAAGGAAAGGTTATCTACACGCATCAGGTGAAAAAACCGGATGTTTTTATTGCAGTTGATACACGAGTTGAACAATTTTTTCTCGTGTTATCAGATAAATTAGATAAACCTTTTATTCTGAGTAATGCAGTAAAAAAGGAAAGAATAACTGGAAATTTTGATATTTCCTCACCAGAAGAAGCATTTGAATTGATGGTGAAACGTTTGTCATTACTCTATTTTAATGATGGGAAATCAATCTATATTTATGAGAGCAGTGAGATATTACAAGAACTCTTTCAGGTAAAAAATATAGGTCTAGCTGAGCTAAAAGACTATTTACAAGATGTAGGATTATATGATCAGCGTTATCCACTGCGTGCAGGCCAAGATCAACGTACTTTTTATATTTCGGGGCCTCCTGTTTATATTAAATTAGTCAAAGCCGCAGCCGAGTTTTTAGATAATGATGTACAAGAAAAAATTAATGAAAATACCAATAACCAAGTACCGGTGGGGAGTTCTCGCTATGGTGATGAGTTTGTACAGATATTTCCATTAAAAAATACCTTTGTACAAGATAGAACTTATACCTTACGTGGTGAAACAGTGGTGCTACCGGGTATTACTTCTGTTTTACAGCAGTTATTTATGCCCTCTAAAGGAATAGAAAGAACAGCGATAGAACCTAATAAAACGCGAGAAAATAACGATAGTCAGCAATACGATGAAGCGGTAAATGGGATTGAAGAAACGAATGCGCCTATTATAACTAAAATAGGACAATATAACGTCGAATTAGTGCCATTACCGGGTTCAAATAGTCTTTTAGTAAAGACAAGCCGAGAAGGATTAGCATTAATCGATTCACTCATTTCTCAATTAGATAAACCCAAAAGACAAGTTGAATTGTCGTTATGGATAATCGATATTTCTAAAAATAAAGCAGATAGTTTAGGTGTTAATTGGCAAGCAAGTTATGACTCGGGTAAAGGCAGCTTCTTTTTTAATACGGCAAGTCTAAGTGCTGCATCTGGTTTTAACTTTTTAGGAAAAATTAAAGCATTGAGTGAAGATGGTGAAGCGCAAATGGTATCTCGCCCAATGTTATTAACACAAGAAAATACCCCCGCTATTTTTGATAACAACACGACTTTTTATACTCAAATAAAAGGTGAACGCGTTGCTTCATTAGAGTCTACAACATTTGGCACGATGATCAGTGTGTTACCACGTATTGGTAATTCAAGTAAAGATATTGAGATGATCATTAATCTTGAAGATGGTGCAGAAAAAAAAGACGACAATGGTGATGATGAAAGTGTTGAAAAATTACCTGTAATTAACCGTACAAATATTAGTACTGTTGCTCGTGTTTCGGAAGGTGGAAGTTTATTAATTGGTGGATATACACGAGAAGATAATGTGAAAGCCGAAACTAAAGTTCCTTTTTTAAGTGCTATCCCTTTAGTTGGTCGAGCTTTTAAATATGAGTCTGATAATAATAAAAAAATGATCCGTATTTTTATGCTGCAACCTAGATTATTAGAAAACACGGATGCTGAAGATTTTGGATCTTTAATTGAGGATCCATTTCAACCAATGGATAAAAAAACATCTCAAGCATTAAAACAGCTTCAAGCCTTTATGAGGTAG
- a CDS encoding helix-turn-helix domain-containing protein, with translation MLINDIKISGDKNILLGNSLFFCIPLKNDYPVKIYDEKKTKIIKGKAFIYNAKSDDVIFQSENQSWRIEKRSFFICARLLAFIDYARDFSKMTAIGSEFDINQQIFYIEDTNKSLEYVLINEAIKSESQLEPLFVTIRHSESYWLILHLISYLDEKKSNIAQIGERYGVSGTHFRRLCKRYLGNCGKSQLRSWRAASSILTTLSTDESLTQIAVDNGFSSASHFSNEIKTLFGITPTEFRRIGQHLYENKK, from the coding sequence ATGTTGATAAATGATATAAAAATAAGCGGCGATAAAAATATATTACTAGGTAATTCATTGTTCTTTTGTATTCCTTTAAAGAATGATTATCCGGTAAAAATATATGATGAAAAAAAGACCAAAATTATAAAAGGAAAGGCTTTTATTTATAATGCCAAAAGTGATGACGTTATTTTTCAATCAGAAAACCAGTCTTGGCGTATTGAAAAACGATCATTTTTTATTTGTGCAAGATTATTGGCATTTATTGATTATGCTCGTGATTTTTCAAAAATGACAGCGATAGGATCTGAATTTGATATTAATCAGCAGATTTTTTATATAGAAGATACTAATAAATCTCTAGAATACGTATTAATAAATGAAGCAATAAAATCAGAAAGCCAATTAGAACCTCTATTTGTCACAATAAGACACAGTGAAAGTTATTGGCTTATTTTGCATCTCATTAGTTATTTAGATGAGAAGAAAAGTAATATTGCACAAATTGGAGAACGATATGGAGTATCAGGTACGCATTTTAGACGACTGTGTAAACGTTATTTAGGTAACTGTGGAAAAAGCCAATTGCGTTCATGGCGTGCAGCATCTTCAATTTTAACAACGCTATCAACCGATGAATCATTGACACAAATCGCAGTCGATAATGGATTTAGTTCCGCGTCTCATTTCTCTAATGAAATTAAGACGTTATTTGGTATTACACCAACAGAATTTCGTCGAATTGGTCAACATCTTTATGAAAATAAAAAATAA